In Deltaproteobacteria bacterium, the sequence CGGCGGCGACGGCAACGTGTACAGCTACTTCGTCTCCGACGACTCCTGGACCGAGGCCGGCGTGACCTGGAACAACCAGCCCACCGCCAACACCGCCAGCGCCCTCGGCTCCTGGTGGCTCTGGGACGACGGCACGGTCCACGACATGGTGGGCACGTACACCGCGGCCGCCCTCGCCAGCCAGGTGCAGACCGAGCTGGATGGCGACAAGAGCCTCAGCCTGATGCTCGCGTCGTCGGGCTACACCACCACCTACTACACGCGCGAGACCAGCGACGACGCCAAGAAGGCCACGCTGACCGTGACGTACTACTAAGCGGTACGCAGCTGCGATGAACGGGTGCGCCGGCCTCCTTCGGGGAGCCGGCGCACTTGTTTTTCGAGCCCAGCTCTCGGAATGGCGAGACCGCCTCCAGGCAACGCGAGAGCCTGATGCTCGCGAAGCGGTACACGCTGCACCAGGGGCCCGCGCCGCGGCGAGGACGTCGGCTCGCTTGATCGCCTGAGCTACTTCGCGGCCTGCGCCAGCGGCTTCCCCGACGCATGCTCGAGGACGGTCTTGAGCGTCCCCTTGAGCACGGGGAGTTGAGCCTCGAGCGACTCCGGGGTCGAGCCCGTCATCTCGATCACCATCTGCAGGCCGTTCACGTCCACGACGTACCCCTGGGTGAACGACGCGGAGCCCGCCACGGTGTGGCTCTCCTTGAACATCGACACCCGGAACGGGGTCGAGGTGCGGACGCGGAAGGGGCCCTCCGGCTTCACGTCGTCGTCGCCGCCAGGCGCGGGGACCAGCTTGGCGACGAGGTCGTCGTGGTTCATGAGCACGGGCCCGATCGCGGTGAGGCGGCAGTCTTCGTCCCCGGACGGCTCCGGGCAGCGGAAGAAGTTGAAGACGCGACCCGGCACAGCGACCTTCTTCCAGCCGCCCGACTCTTCAAGCTGGAAGTCGAAGTCCGCCGGGACCTGCACCGTGCCCGCGGGCACCGGCGGGGTGTGGAGCTGGATGGCGAGCAGCGTGTCGTAGACCTTGGGCCAGTATGGGCGGTGCCCGGCTACTTCTACGCACGGAACACGGACGCCCTCAAGGCCTAGCCGTCCTGCACGATGACCACCGTCTCATAGAGGCCCACCTGCTCGCCGTTGCGGGGCACGACCTTGTAGCGAGCGAGGGTGCGGCCATGCCCGCGATCCAAGCTCCTCACCGGATCGATATGGCCACCCACGGAGAGGGCAACCGCGCGCGCGTAGGCGTCCCCGCAGACATCGCCGTCGAACGGGCAAGGCCGAGGCGCCATGAGCTCGACCACGGCGTCCGGGGCGCTGGAGGCGCTGCGATACTCATAACGGATGTGGCCATCGACGGCGTGTGCACGCACCGCAGGCGCGGGCAGGCTGAAGTCGACGACAGGGACGTCGGCGGTGGGAGCGGCGGACAGCAGGGCGACCAGCAACGCGAATCCTGGGGCCGATTCGCCTGGCCCGTTTGCTGCTCTGGAGGCGTGCATCCCCCAAGGAGCACGCCATGTCCCCCGCCGCTTCGTTGTGCGTTCGAACGCGTGACCGCCGGGCGATCGCGGGTGACCGCCGAACGATCAGGGGAGAGGCTGGGCCTTCACGGGGTGTCCGCCGCGCGATCATCCTCTATGAGGAGCGCCTCGCGCTCTTCTCGCTCGCCCGATCGCCGCACGGACACCCTCTCTGCCTGTTCCGACCAACACGCGGGAATCACGCCTCTTTCGCCCTGGCCGGTCGCAACACCTGGCTCCATCCGGCTCGCCTCGCGAGCCCAACCCCGGAGCC encodes:
- a CDS encoding DNRLRE domain-containing protein, translated to GGDGNVYSYFVSDDSWTEAGVTWNNQPTANTASALGSWWLWDDGTVHDMVGTYTAAALASQVQTELDGDKSLSLMLASSGYTTTYYTRETSDDAKKATLTVTYY